CTCCTTAACTTCATCAAATCCTCCATTAATGCCTACAGATGTTACTTCCAGAGACCCTTTATTAGAATGGACATAATTTCTTACAAAAGTGCCACTTTTTTGGGTTTCAACAGCATTAACTCTGCTGATGGAACCATTCTGTTGATTTGATTCATTGCTTCCTTCATGAGAAATACTGTTCCCTTCTGATTCAATGATGGTGTCACTATATGTGGAAGAATTGACATACTTCCTCCAAACAATGCCACCATTTTGGTTTTCAACTGCATTGTGTCCACTGGTAGAAGCATTATGTGGGCTTGAATTATTTGGGGGAAATTTGTCACTGAGTTCATAAGAAATAGGTTTCTTTCTCTCAGCAATCTGACATGGGCAACAAGAAGCAAATAAGTGCATGTGTTAACTTTCTGGATCAAGAAAGCATCAAAGAAGAGACCAAATGAAGTAATAAGCTGAAACAGAAACATAAGTGTAACTTTCAATTATCAAATAGTCTCTAACTAGACCTTATAATTAATTTGAAAGCAGTTATTTCTAATTTGGATTTAATCTGtatgaaaaaatttcaaatgTACTGTAAAGAGTTTTACACATGCATATGATCACATCTctacatttttcattttaaatattttaaattcaaatgatATGGAAAGTTGATGGATTCTAATTATATAACGGTGTAAACCATTTTGACATTGTCACTGCATTATAATTTATAACTAAACTCAGTTAAATTTGGCCTATTAGTCCTATGTATAGATTTTAatctattttaataaaatatagtaTATATCATAATAATAGAATAATACAAATATTGTTTATATTTATCAGAGTAATATCATGTTATACATTACAAACACGTTTTAAATAGcatgaaagaaaatatttttaactaaataataattttgaGAAAAATATAAAGTTAGTTTATTTAGTAAATAAATTTGACATGCACTAAGTCTCACAACGCACAtatttcaatcgctttattagaTGACAGAAAGTAGGTATCATAAAAGTAAGTTTTGTATAATTAAGTTTGAAAAAATGATTTTGTGATTGAGAATGGAGTATAAAAATAACTTCAAAAATAGAGTTTGTTCGGATAGAATAAAGTGAAATTACTTTATAAatacaaatataatataaagATGATGTACTATATCGACAATCTTGTAAAATAACAAGTGACTCACTTTTTTCTAACCTTTTCTTTTTGTAACCTAGAAAGTATATAtgaacatattttttttctaaactcAAAATTTTCTGATTAAAAACTCACTTTCACTTAACTGAAAAATACACAAACatgaccaaaacaaaacaaaaagtcTGCTACCAACCAAAAATGCAcctaaagttaaaaaaaaaatgcacttAAAAATCTTCAAATTGAAGTTGgaaaattaaaaggaaaatattGGGTACACACTTAATAGGTGTAGACATGTAAAGTGAGAAAAGAAGggaataaaatgaaataatgaaTGTAATATATGATGTGGTGTGATAAAAAGTGAGAAATAAAGAGAAAGATGAGTTGATGAGGTTTATGCTAGATGTTTGTATTGTTGAATTGGGTGTCTAAATATGTAAGGGAAATTAAAAGCATATATGTGCCACTAAAAGGCAAAACTTGTACACAGTGCGTTGAAAAAGACAATTATAAAAGGTTAAATAAGATTTTGGTCCTTGTATAATACACTAACTTGTATAATACACTAAGTTTGAAAATTGTTCCGAAGTAAAGTTTGAACTCAGTCTCTACTGTTTGAGAAATTACCTGGTTTTAGACCATGTGGAGGTTGTGGTCTGTTGACCTTTGCCACTAACTCAGTAACTAACATAAGTCCCGAAAGATCGGTGAAGCCATGTAGCAAAGGTCACCGGACTTCCACCTCCCGCAAGGACTAAATCCAGGTATTTTCTCAAACAGTAGGGACCGAGTTCAAACTTTACTCTAATGAGAGACCATTTTCAAACTTAGCGTATTATATAGAAACCAAAACTTTATTTAAcccattataaaaaaaaatataaaacttatATACATATTGTTTGGATTGTTATCCAATTATAAAAAGACAACTAGGAAAGTCAGAAAAATGATAACATTagtaaaaatactaaaaattgtaccaaaaaattaagaattaagAATTGAGTGATTAATTAAGTTTTTCATTGTACTATAGCTTacaaatattattttcacaCCCCGTATTCACATACATGGCTACATCTAATGAGATACAGAAAAAGAAGACGgagaaatgaaaaatatgatgaGTGATGTGATACGAAAAAATGAGAGAAAtagaatgaaaaagaaagtggAAATGCGATTATAGAGAAAGTAGAGTGTGAGTGAATCAAAAGTCTATATCTTATTAGTTTTGAGATAGAAGAAATCTGTACCTGTTGAAGTAAATTGCTTTGCCAAGCAAGAACCTTCTTGCTCTTTTCAGTAGTGGCCTGAAGCACGCCCTCTGACCCATCTTCATCCCCATTTGTCCCATTACTCCCATTAGCTTCTGCTCTTATATTCTTACTTAACAAACCCCTTTTGTGCCAATCCCACCCCAATCTTAGACAACGGTTTCTTCTACTCTCAGGCACCACAAAAACTTGAGCACTACTAGTTGTAGTTTCCAAGACAAATGGTGAAGATCCAATAGATGACGCCATCAGAAGCCAGAAAATAATATGGCACAACAACCAAATGCTTAAACTAAGTGATGAATAAACCCAAATGATGAGGACTTAGGGGCAGAAGAACTAACCAATATATAGACAAATAACAAGCAAGAAAAATCATTAGGTGGGTAGTGGGAAAGGGACCCACAGAAAGAGCAGCCATGAAGGAGTTTTGAGGTTCAAAATTACAGAGAATTTGGAACAGAAGATTTGGAAACGCGTAGTCTCTTAATTTGGGTGAGAAATTAGCTTGGCCACAAAACTGTTCAaagatataagaaaaaaaattgcataAATTTAAAACGTGAAGTTTTACAAGCAAGTCAGGACCAGCATGTGTCACTATCACCATTGATGGAATCTCTGTTTGTATCTTATTGACACTTGTTCTTGTTTTTATTAGTATTAAAGGCATGTTTCATGTTATGTGAAAATAATAAGCATGAACTCACATTTAAATTGCCTTAAATTTAAATAGTTATATGTACGGCTGAaattgttatggtttttttaccACATAATACTCTCGCTTCAACAAGTTCATAAAAGCACTCTATTCAGTAACAAAGGTCAATTAACCGTCAATAACCGCCCGAGAAATTTAAACTGATGAAACTGTTGTTACTGCATGCAACTATATATAAAACCCTCAAATGCAACATTCCAAATTTATCTTCATTCATCATCATTGTCCTCTCCCCACCACATCTCTTTCAAACCCAACAATGGACCCAACTGAACAACAAGTAGGCATCAAAGTCTACAATGCAACTCCACCACCCCAGGTGGCCTCCGACCTTCCACCGCCGGGCGACACGGCGGATCCTGGCCGGAAGCCGCGGCGTGCCATGATGGCGAAGGGCGTCCAGAAGACCCTCTCCAAGACCTCATTGCTGGGAAACTTCCTCCCCACAGGGACACTCCTAACGTTCGAAATGGTCCTTCCCTCCATCTACAAGAATGGCGAGTGCACTCACGTCAACACCGTGATGATCCACCTCCTCCTTTCCCTCTGCG
This is a stretch of genomic DNA from Lotus japonicus ecotype B-129 chromosome 1, LjGifu_v1.2. It encodes these proteins:
- the LOC130728527 gene encoding protein DMP9-like → MQHSKFIFIHHHCPLPTTSLSNPTMDPTEQQVGIKVYNATPPPQVASDLPPPGDTADPGRKPRRAMMAKGVQKTLSKTSLLGNFLPTGTLLTFEMVLPSIYKNGECTHVNTVMIHLLLSLCALSCFFFHFTDSFHGPDGNVYYGFVTPKGLSVFKPGLLVAVPQDDKYKVGFQDFVHAVMSVMVFVAIAFSDHRVTNCLFPGHERDMAQVMESFPLMVGIVCSGLFLVFPTFRRGIGCMSS